The window AAACCGGTTTTGAACTAATATACAGCCGATATTTCCTAAAGTCTAAGCCGGCTAAGACCAGTTTTTGTTATTTACCTGAATTACAGAGCTAAAAAATAAAGTCCGGTCTGATTGATTTATCTTTTCATAACCTGACTTGAGAATTAACCTTCATAGGATTGAAGTTTGATTCCTATAATCTGGAGTGATTTCTGCCATATGCACAAAATGATATCGAGTTTGTCAACGATCACCACATCTTATCGGACATTAGCTTAATTAACTTAGAAGTAATTTGAGTGTCAAGCAAAAAGGAATGTGTAGGGCTGAGTTAATGATGCTTACAATTTTCTTGAAAACAGACCTCATTCTTGGCAAGTGGTTAGGAGAGAAATGCTTTTCTTCAGAGCAACTCATCCAACCTATAAAATTAATCTGTGCCTCTCAAGATTCTCCACAGATTTTAAGGGTATGCGGAATTTGCTTTAATCTTTCTAATTATTATTTATAGGAGGGAGGACTAATTTCCAGCCATTTGTCTATTTTATTAGAATATATTCCCTTTTTAGAATTTTATTCACCACCCGGACGAATTTATCCGAGCTTAATGCTTGAAGGGTATATATGTGCCAGCAGGTCTTTTCCGGCAATTTAGAATTGAGCTTTTTTCTTTTATTATTATTATTCATGAATTTTTCTCCTTTAAGTCGATCATCTTTTGTTCCTCTCAGAAAGATGAGCAATCTTTATGCCCAAGTCTGAAGAAGTCTTGTCACAACTTCCGCTTCCTTAATTCTCTCATTCACATTGTATTAAAAAGAATTAGATTTTATGGGTCTGCTCCGTTGGTAAATTTTCAAAAAAAGTATTGAGCCCCGGCGATATTCTATTGTCTGTCCCCCATACCCCCAATCCGATTTGGAGATTCGATTTTTTGTAAGTCAGGGGTAATTTTTATTTGTAATCAGAAGAGAGTTTTGCTATCTTTTCTGAAACCTGTATCCTTGGATCAACGTATGCAAAGAAAGAAGACATGGGTGACTCAGGATGACCAGGCTCTGGTCAAGGAAGCCCTGGAAGGTAATCAGAAGGCTTTCCAGCTTCTGATGGAGAAGCATAAAAATGCGGTTCAGCACGTCATTCTGAAGCTGGTTCGCAATTACGATGAGTCTCTGGATTTAGTGCAGGAAACCTTTGTCAAAGCTTTTAGCTCCTTGGCAACCTATAAAACTAAATATCGTTTTACCACCTGGCTTTACCGGATTGCGGCAAACAGCTCCATTGATTATCTGCGCCGGAAAAAAATTGAGGCTTTCTCCCTGGATCAACCCCGGAAAACAGAGAAAGGTGAATTCGAAATCGAGATCCCGGACCGAACATTTGACCCGGAAAAAGATTTTGATCTAAAGCAACGAGAGCTATCAGTGGAAGAGGCAATAGCCTCTCTTCCCAAAAGATACCAAGAGGTTATCCTGTACCGTCATAAAGAGGACAAATCGTATGAGGAGATAGCTTCGATCCTGCATCTCTCTGTGGGCACGGTTAAAGCCAGAATTTTCAGAGCCAGGGTACTGCTTAAAAAGAAACTTAAACATATGAGGTATTAATATTATGAAAAAAAATGTCTTATTAAAAATCTTGACCTGTGGGGCACTACTTCTCTTCTTTTCTACATTCCTGCAGGCAAAAGAATTCAGCTTCCCGCTACAGAAGGAATTCACTTTAGAGGAACCTCTATCCCTGGAAGTCGAAGATCCCAGAGGCGAGATTATTCTGGAATCGCATGATCTGAACAAAATCATAATCCAAACCACCAAAATAGTCGAAGCTAAGGATAGCAAGGAAGCAGAAGAGCTCGCTCAGAAAATTCGAATAGACATAGAAAAGGCTGGGGCTTTAGTTAGTATCAAGACTAAATACCAGAGGACTAACCGAGGTGGTTTCTGGGAAAGACTTTTCACCGGGAAAAAATCAGTGGAAGGATATGTGAGTTATCATATCTTCGTTCCCAAAGATATTCGTGAAGCAGATATCTCGGTAACCAGCGGAGAGATAAGGACTTTCTACCTTAAGGGAAAGCTGAATCTAAGTGCAACCTCCGGGGATATTGAGTTAGCAGGGGTTGAAGGAGAGATCCTTTCCTCTGCTACCAGTGGCAGTATTCAGGCCAGGGATTTAAAAGGTAAAATCAGCCTGGAGGGGACCAGTTCCGATATCCAGGTTAAAAATCTGGAGGGGGACCTGAGTATAGATTGTACCAGCGGAACAGTGAATATCGAAGAGTTTAAAGGCTCTCTTAAGTCCTCCCAGACCTCAGGAGATCTAGAAGGCAAAGGACTCAAAGGAGACATTAGCATTACCACCACCTCCGGGGATGTCTCGGTCGAGCAGACAGACGGGGGCCTGGATTTAAATTCCACCAGCGGAGATCTTGAAGCTAAAACTCAGATTGTGCCTTCAAGGAACTACTCCCTTAAAACTACCAGTGGAGTAGTTTATCTCTCCATCTCCAAAGGAGCACAGGCTGATCTGAAGCTTGAAACTACCAGTGGAGAGATAAGCCTAAATCTGCCGATGGTTTTGAAAACCGCTTCCCGCTATTCACTTTCCGGAAAGCTGGGTTCAGGAGGAGCGAAAATAGAAATAGAAACAGTAAGTGGAGATATAAGCATAGAGGAGTATTAAAAAAATGAATAAAATCAACAAATCATCAACCGTCTTGATTTTATCCCTTTTATTATTCCTTTTTTCCAGCGCAAACTTGTACGCTCAGGGAAAAAAGAAGACTTTTCCTGATACCACTGGTCAGAAGATCACCGAGATAAAAATAGGGGATCAGGGGATAACTATCAAGACCCAGGAAGGAAAGGAAATTAAGGAAAAACCAGGCGAGGTGGTCGTAGGCAAAGAGGGAATCAAGATAACAACCACAGAGCCTAAAGAGACTACCACTACTGAAATCAAGATCAAACTTGGCGGAAAAACTGCCACTGCTGTGGAACTGAACGAAGGTGACGTCGTTAAGTTCGGGAGGGATGTCACCGTGGAGAAAGGGGATACTGTGTCCAGAGATGTTGTATGTATTGGCGGTGACGTATATGTGAAGGGCACAGTTGAGGGGAATGTTGTTTCTGTTGGCGGAGATGTTTTCGTTTCCTCCACAGGAGTGATTGAGAAGGACGCTACGAGTATTGGAGGGGACGTAAAAAAGGAACCCGGAGCAATAGTCAGAGGCCAGACCCAGGGTTTAGATTTTCTTCCCGGCAGGTTCTTTGTATTTCACCCTGGCGCTTTCTGGAGTCGGGGGATCGGATTTCTTTTTACCATCCTGATGATCCTCTTCCTCTTTTTCCTGAGTATTATCTCACTGGCTTTAGTACCCAGAAATATTCAAAAGATAAAAGATGAGATCTCTCGCAATGCCTGGAAATCCGCCTTAATCGGATTCTTGGGTGAGATTTTGATTCTGCCGGTATTCATACTTTTGCTCATCACCATAATCGGTATACCAGTGGCGATCTTAATTCTTCCTCTTTTTATCCTTATAGCTATGATCCTGGGATATACTAGCGTCTCTCTTATAGTCGGAGAGAAGCTTAAACAGAACACCAATTTAAAACCCCAGACTCAGATGCTGACTTTAGCTTTAGGAATCCTAGCTGTGGAATTTATGTCATTATTTGCCAATTTCTTAAGGATTTTCTGTGGCATATTTTCCCCATTATGTGTGATTTTCGCCATCCTCGGTTTTATGATTACCTATGTGGTCTTCACCATCGGCTTTGGTGGGGCTATTTTGACCCTTTTAGGAACCAGACCTAAGGATAAGGCGGCCCCGATTACTCCCACCCCTGAGCCTGTAAACCCGCAAGTTTAAACAGACTCAATTATAATTTTTTTTTAAATTTTAGTTGCTTTTAGCCGACTAATATATTATAATATACGAGAGGCGGGTAATAATTTACACATAATTGCGCGACCTGGAAAGCAGGAGGTATGCAGCTGAAATTATTATTCAGATTTATACTCGTTGTAATTCTTACGTTTTTTTTCTATTTCCAGCTTGAAGCTACAATCGTCAATCAGTTAGCTTTTGACGCCACCCAAACACAATCCACTTATCCCTGGGATTTGAACCTGGAATCTGTTCTAACTGTATCCCAGACTTTCAGGCCAACTTCTGCCAGGTTAGATGGAATAGCGGTCTATCTGGATCGAATGGGATTGAGCAACTCGACTGATTCAGTCAGACTGCAGTTAAGGACTACAGATCTTTCCGGACGTCCCACCGAGGTGGTCCTGGCAACTGCCTGGGTAAAGATGACCGATATACCAGACGGGAATCTGGAATTGGGCGACCTGCAGCCGGATAACCTCACCCGGGGTTATCAAGTCTGGTTCATTTTCAACCAGCCTCTCTCCCTGAGTACTGATTCGACTTATGCTTTTACCTTAAATGCAAGAAGAACCGATTCTTCAAACCGGATCATATGTCTTTACGGAGCTAATGGATATGCTGCGGGAAACGGCTTTTTCAGAGGTTCATCCGGTAGCTGGGGCAGTCTGGACAGCGATTTGAATTTCATGACCATCAAGGACAAATATTCATTGATCGGGATAAGAAGACTCCCCTGGAATTATACTGGAGTAATGAGCATAGAAAGCGATCTAGATTATACCTCTGCTCCCAGCTATATAGATAGCCTGGGAAGATTCCTGCAAACGGATGCCAACATTGGTGGAAGATGGGGAAGGGGGGTAAATGGAAAAATTCCGGTTGGCAACCTCTGGTTCTGGAACGCCGGAAATGG of the Candidatus Zixiibacteriota bacterium genome contains:
- a CDS encoding sigma-70 family RNA polymerase sigma factor, with the translated sequence MQRKKTWVTQDDQALVKEALEGNQKAFQLLMEKHKNAVQHVILKLVRNYDESLDLVQETFVKAFSSLATYKTKYRFTTWLYRIAANSSIDYLRRKKIEAFSLDQPRKTEKGEFEIEIPDRTFDPEKDFDLKQRELSVEEAIASLPKRYQEVILYRHKEDKSYEEIASILHLSVGTVKARIFRARVLLKKKLKHMRY
- a CDS encoding DUF4097 domain-containing protein codes for the protein MKKNVLLKILTCGALLLFFSTFLQAKEFSFPLQKEFTLEEPLSLEVEDPRGEIILESHDLNKIIIQTTKIVEAKDSKEAEELAQKIRIDIEKAGALVSIKTKYQRTNRGGFWERLFTGKKSVEGYVSYHIFVPKDIREADISVTSGEIRTFYLKGKLNLSATSGDIELAGVEGEILSSATSGSIQARDLKGKISLEGTSSDIQVKNLEGDLSIDCTSGTVNIEEFKGSLKSSQTSGDLEGKGLKGDISITTTSGDVSVEQTDGGLDLNSTSGDLEAKTQIVPSRNYSLKTTSGVVYLSISKGAQADLKLETTSGEISLNLPMVLKTASRYSLSGKLGSGGAKIEIETVSGDISIEEY